One genomic window of Bacillus sp. S3 includes the following:
- the tnpB gene encoding IS66 family insertion sequence element accessory protein TnpB (TnpB, as the term is used for proteins encoded by IS66 family insertion elements, is considered an accessory protein, since TnpC, encoded by a neighboring gene, is a DDE family transposase.), with translation MKHDFTSVKNIYIICGKTDMRKGIDGLATLIQDSFELDPYGDSIFLFSGWSKDRYKCLYFDGDGFAMLYKRLDNGKLQWPKDENEVRNLSQKELRWLLEGLSIQQPKAIQQSPKGAF, from the coding sequence GTGAAACACGATTTTACTAGCGTAAAAAATATTTACATCATTTGCGGTAAAACTGATATGAGAAAAGGTATTGACGGACTAGCCACATTAATTCAAGATTCCTTTGAATTGGATCCATACGGGGATTCCATTTTCTTGTTTTCAGGATGGAGTAAAGATCGCTATAAATGCTTATATTTCGACGGTGATGGCTTCGCCATGCTATATAAACGTTTGGATAACGGAAAACTCCAATGGCCAAAGGATGAAAACGAAGTACGGAATCTCTCTCAAAAGGAGCTCAGGTGGCTCCTCGAGGGGTTATCTATCCAGCAGCCAAAGGCGATTCAGCAGTCACCAAAAGGTGCCTTCTAA
- the radC gene encoding RadC family protein, giving the protein MNKHFAIAKEEMVFYGTENTSLQNLLAVVIGPKANPSITGQLASLGVKGLSSLSKEELLSYEGIGETIADRIIACLGLAGLMNRFKLENKYIVRSPEDAAKYFSDMSILDQEQIEVIFLNTKNVVLGRKTIFKGSLNATIVHPREIFREALKIGAASIIVAHQHPSGDPSPSKEDIEVTRRLTEVGKIMGIDCLDHIIIGHNKFISLSEKGYL; this is encoded by the coding sequence ATGAACAAACACTTTGCTATCGCAAAGGAAGAAATGGTTTTCTATGGTACTGAAAATACTTCGTTACAAAACTTGTTAGCGGTAGTAATTGGTCCAAAAGCAAACCCATCCATTACCGGGCAATTGGCTTCATTGGGAGTAAAAGGGCTCTCTTCTTTATCAAAAGAAGAGTTACTTTCATACGAAGGCATTGGAGAAACGATTGCAGATCGCATTATTGCATGTTTAGGTCTTGCTGGACTAATGAACAGGTTCAAACTTGAAAACAAGTATATTGTTCGTTCTCCAGAAGATGCTGCTAAATACTTTTCGGATATGTCTATATTAGACCAAGAACAAATTGAAGTAATTTTTTTAAATACGAAAAATGTTGTACTTGGTAGAAAAACTATCTTTAAAGGTTCATTGAATGCCACTATAGTTCACCCAAGAGAAATTTTCCGCGAAGCACTAAAAATAGGGGCTGCCTCTATTATTGTGGCTCATCAGCATCCAAGCGGTGATCCCTCGCCTTCGAAAGAAGATATTGAGGTAACACGGCGTTTAACTGAAGTCGGAAAAATTATGGGTATTGACTGCCTAGATCATATAATTATCGGACACAACAAATTTATATCACTAAGTGAAAAGGGGTATTTGTAA
- the tnpC gene encoding IS66 family transposase has translation MANTSSTNENQFDRVIRLLEEQLAHSNQQNQELSKKLDQSLKQNEALTQQLRHLTKLLYGSKTEKSRYNAPEGQSSLFDDDPSFSESEHTEEQSQQTISYTVVRTIKKKKRNDSLRDDIEVEAFHYHPENIQCDCCQGQMIEIGSTIVREEAEFIPAKMKKVQHIEHAYECKNCKGDSFQKAQIKRGKAPQPAIQRSIASPSVLAKVIYDKFAQYLPLYRQVKEWDRYGLNTNDKNLSNWVIRASHDWLLPIYERMKDLMMNKSLLHIDETYGQILHRSDGKSGQTNAYNWVSRSVPCQGPPITLFHSALSRARSVLEGFIEGFSGTIICDGYSAYGKLEGVTFANCWAHVRRYWLKADSKNGRIGVSFCDDLYRLERKFKHLSPSKRRKKRQKYSKPIVDKFLEWVETSPFYGKNALAKAAEYTLNRANGLRAYLNDGRVEIDNNPAENAIRPNVVGRKNWLFSVSEAGAKANAICLSIAETAKSNGVDFYEYLKKLLTDLPNLGIHQKPEILDQYMPWSKVIQAECGQKLK, from the coding sequence GTGGCGAATACTTCTTCTACGAATGAAAATCAATTTGATAGAGTAATTCGATTGCTCGAAGAGCAGTTGGCTCATTCGAATCAACAAAACCAGGAGCTATCAAAAAAATTGGATCAATCGTTGAAACAGAACGAAGCGTTAACGCAACAACTTCGGCACTTAACAAAACTCTTATATGGTTCTAAAACTGAAAAATCAAGATATAACGCACCAGAAGGGCAATCGTCATTATTTGATGATGACCCGTCTTTTAGCGAATCTGAGCACACAGAAGAACAAAGCCAACAGACCATTTCTTATACTGTTGTTCGAACTATTAAAAAGAAAAAACGAAATGATTCATTACGAGATGATATCGAAGTTGAAGCATTTCACTATCATCCAGAAAATATACAATGTGACTGTTGCCAGGGACAAATGATTGAAATTGGAAGTACAATCGTGCGCGAAGAAGCAGAATTTATTCCCGCAAAAATGAAGAAAGTCCAACACATAGAACATGCTTATGAATGTAAAAATTGTAAAGGTGATTCATTTCAAAAAGCCCAAATTAAACGTGGTAAGGCACCGCAGCCTGCCATTCAACGTAGCATCGCAAGCCCTAGCGTGCTTGCCAAAGTCATCTATGATAAATTTGCGCAATACCTCCCCCTTTACCGCCAGGTTAAGGAATGGGATCGTTACGGCCTGAATACCAACGATAAGAATCTTTCGAATTGGGTCATTCGTGCATCACACGATTGGCTATTGCCTATTTATGAAAGAATGAAAGATTTGATGATGAATAAATCGCTTTTACATATTGATGAAACATATGGACAAATACTCCACCGTTCCGATGGTAAATCGGGTCAAACCAATGCTTATAATTGGGTGTCTCGAAGTGTTCCTTGCCAAGGACCACCAATAACTCTCTTTCATAGTGCATTATCGCGAGCCCGATCCGTCCTTGAAGGATTCATTGAAGGCTTTTCAGGAACGATTATTTGCGATGGTTATTCTGCCTATGGCAAGTTGGAAGGCGTTACTTTCGCAAATTGTTGGGCCCACGTTCGCCGTTATTGGCTGAAGGCGGATAGCAAAAATGGCCGTATAGGTGTGAGCTTTTGTGACGATTTATACCGTCTTGAAAGGAAATTTAAACATTTGTCTCCGAGTAAGCGAAGAAAAAAACGCCAGAAATATTCGAAGCCAATTGTAGATAAATTCCTTGAATGGGTTGAAACGTCACCATTCTATGGAAAAAATGCGCTGGCGAAAGCAGCTGAATATACATTGAACAGGGCAAATGGACTTAGAGCATACCTGAACGACGGGCGCGTTGAAATCGATAATAATCCCGCTGAAAACGCCATCCGCCCTAACGTCGTGGGGAGAAAAAACTGGCTTTTCTCAGTCAGTGAAGCCGGCGCAAAAGCGAACGCCATTTGTCTCAGTATCGCAGAAACTGCCAAAAGTAACGGTGTAGATTTCTACGAATACTTGAAGAAACTTTTGACGGATCTGCCCAATCTTGGCATCCATCAAAAACCTGAAATTTTAGATCAATACATGCCCTGGTCAAAAGTGATTCAGGCCGAATGTGGGCAAAAATTGAAATAA
- a CDS encoding DUF4062 domain-containing protein gives MINKTRIFISSAYEEDLKSPRKIIKEHLEDSGYEVPIFEAGDFGTWEKDTLQQCLTVVRSCDIFVLLINKKSGANSTLMRGNVTPTYLEYQAALQEKKHILVFVNPEVKNNFMSMKDDFKRIFDTYVSDHHRLPSSPFDPIKDWVEEQMRTENLYKRMLQIADPFVWAFLYDVYSKWNWLYEYDIAHSREHAKNISAMLSTSLKSVVKFISERDEIDQLKTSATYLLEYADITLDILKEKNEIKKGPLEDWSRVLQKSINFLSRNPIEIVQARDFNPLVVNTIQRCHAASLYSYNGKQALDLIGTAGDITANDMFSLDETDVFVVSAFNNKTRLFAFRQDKQCLYITEPIGNSVLCLHFNLDTNWTKETAEAYMAEIEYAIINQNELFFDFMKLVIGGRS, from the coding sequence TTGATTAACAAAACGCGCATTTTCATTAGTTCAGCTTATGAAGAAGACTTGAAAAGCCCACGCAAAATAATAAAGGAACATCTTGAAGATAGTGGTTATGAAGTGCCGATATTTGAAGCGGGTGACTTTGGTACTTGGGAAAAAGACACTTTGCAACAATGTTTAACAGTGGTGCGTAGTTGTGATATTTTCGTTCTACTCATTAACAAAAAATCTGGTGCTAATTCAACATTAATGAGAGGAAATGTCACTCCAACCTACTTAGAATATCAGGCAGCTCTTCAGGAGAAAAAGCATATTTTGGTTTTTGTAAATCCAGAAGTAAAAAACAACTTTATGTCTATGAAGGATGATTTTAAAAGGATTTTTGACACTTACGTTAGTGACCATCATAGGTTGCCTAGCTCTCCGTTTGACCCTATAAAAGACTGGGTAGAGGAGCAAATGAGAACAGAAAACTTATATAAAAGAATGTTACAGATAGCTGATCCTTTTGTATGGGCTTTTTTGTATGATGTTTACAGTAAATGGAATTGGCTTTATGAGTATGACATTGCCCATTCAAGGGAACATGCCAAAAATATTTCAGCGATGTTGAGTACCTCTCTTAAATCTGTTGTAAAATTTATCTCAGAACGGGATGAAATTGACCAATTAAAGACTTCTGCTACTTATTTGTTAGAATACGCAGATATAACATTAGATATACTAAAAGAAAAAAACGAAATTAAAAAAGGACCTCTCGAAGACTGGTCAAGAGTTTTACAAAAGAGTATCAATTTCCTTAGTAGAAATCCCATCGAAATTGTTCAAGCACGTGATTTTAATCCGCTGGTTGTTAACACTATACAAAGATGTCACGCTGCATCGCTTTATTCCTATAATGGAAAACAAGCATTAGATTTAATTGGGACTGCAGGAGATATTACAGCAAATGATATGTTTTCCTTAGATGAGACAGATGTTTTTGTTGTAAGTGCCTTTAATAATAAAACTCGTCTTTTTGCCTTTAGACAAGACAAGCAATGTCTTTATATTACAGAGCCAATAGGAAACTCAGTTCTTTGTTTACATTTCAATTTAGATACAAATTGGACAAAAGAAACAGCGGAGGCATACATGGCAGAGATAGAATATGCTATAATAAATCAAAATGAATTGTTTTTTGATTTTATGAAATTAGTGATAGGAGGGAGATCATGA
- a CDS encoding AAA family ATPase encodes MRITSLTLQAFRGFNNKEEFSFESVDIIILYGPNGHGKSSIYDAIEWGLTGGIYRFEEASPERKRTRFIRNLHADSTVKSFVKIGIILSNEERYFIERECTASPTDRTDYGKYKLKIFDENDHLYKKDNEAEETLKSWLIHEEWLPKISSPTTMLSLTHILSQEKIAEFLRGMQERDRYDKISTIFGTDNFDKYREGFRIVRNTLNSGLDSLKVRIKEKILLKEKIYKEVKELESKVEVNQDSDFNAELENYITIYPESIIYKDDLGKLLSFIISNIHKNKIEQEELQREYQVLKEIKEELPNLSYIRNVHKDVIRENVLLQRFKKVSLTKLKIDQLLNTEKIVTQDKEMLISLISSQKESILRVDSLLDKKSNLQKLNDSIYLHLDNFSWKNGISFLSELKLDMTEENLQILSSAFKCLNDEFQFIEGRNSNKQDLLVQSKSLEESIEKIMSTDKLYNIFLSSLNEYILVLSEEVNSCPACGTEGVKKKDILDNVYRQQLKINENLPSLEKLQFDAQSKMKIIEEEIHGANNRINESRKKIEDVVLEINNSIKTLNIKISTEKENQKTLQQKIDSIQIRLNQFENDCNLLGINIEDNIKGKLEIKNQALLDELIEINDVRLSEFKSGNFLPQDLRVEKFTLSEIDDYEHTLRQLIDIQETEINRVNRLAMLSGRISIDIKTGDLKEIEDSIAEEIKVLNEKLNKFSELENSSLKLQGLIELNSEKMRLIKAQKDLEGMKNEIVKLENQETKMNSDLANLLTLMNKSTEALSNLNEKVFENLKETIQTIFEQINSHPIFTKLDLTMDQYRNNNCLTINVYKDNSENEIKANAPYVFSSAQVNSIALSLFLAMSLKQKWSPLQLIGMDDPIQSMDEVNVISFIDLMRLFVDKHKKQIIISTHDQSFYKLILKKFRYYNISTVEYEVYGDKGPTLKIPPVQNNKIERELSYERAKDALIRLDMKD; translated from the coding sequence ATGAGAATTACATCGTTAACTTTACAAGCCTTTAGAGGATTTAATAATAAAGAGGAATTTTCATTTGAAAGTGTAGATATTATTATTTTATATGGTCCAAATGGTCATGGGAAATCGTCTATTTATGATGCGATCGAATGGGGATTAACAGGTGGAATATATCGCTTTGAAGAAGCATCACCTGAACGGAAAAGGACTCGATTCATTAGAAATTTACATGCAGATAGTACTGTTAAATCATTTGTGAAGATAGGAATCATTTTATCAAATGAAGAACGGTATTTTATTGAGCGTGAATGTACTGCGTCTCCAACAGATCGAACAGATTACGGAAAATATAAATTGAAAATTTTTGATGAAAATGACCATTTATACAAGAAGGACAATGAAGCAGAAGAGACTTTAAAAAGCTGGCTTATTCATGAAGAATGGTTGCCTAAAATAAGTTCTCCGACAACAATGTTAAGCTTGACTCATATTCTATCCCAAGAAAAAATTGCTGAATTTCTAAGAGGAATGCAAGAAAGAGATAGATACGATAAAATTTCTACAATTTTTGGTACAGATAATTTTGATAAGTATCGAGAAGGGTTCAGGATTGTAAGAAATACTTTGAATTCCGGATTAGACAGTCTAAAGGTTAGAATTAAAGAAAAGATCTTGCTTAAAGAAAAAATATATAAAGAGGTAAAGGAATTAGAATCAAAAGTTGAAGTAAATCAGGATTCAGACTTTAATGCTGAACTAGAGAACTATATAACAATATATCCTGAAAGTATAATATATAAAGATGATTTAGGAAAACTCTTAAGCTTTATAATATCCAATATACACAAAAATAAGATAGAGCAAGAAGAGTTACAAAGAGAATATCAGGTTTTGAAAGAAATCAAAGAAGAGCTGCCTAACTTATCATATATCCGTAATGTTCATAAGGATGTAATACGAGAAAATGTACTGTTACAACGCTTTAAAAAAGTTTCATTAACAAAATTAAAGATTGATCAATTATTAAATACTGAAAAAATTGTTACCCAAGACAAGGAAATGCTTATATCATTAATCTCTTCGCAGAAAGAATCTATATTAAGGGTAGATTCATTATTAGATAAGAAGAGTAATTTGCAAAAGCTTAATGACTCTATTTATTTGCACCTTGATAACTTCTCATGGAAAAATGGAATTAGTTTTCTGTCTGAATTGAAATTGGATATGACCGAAGAAAATTTACAAATTTTAAGCTCTGCTTTTAAATGTTTGAATGATGAATTTCAGTTTATTGAGGGAAGGAATTCTAATAAGCAAGACCTATTAGTCCAATCGAAATCATTAGAAGAATCTATAGAAAAAATAATGAGTACCGATAAATTGTATAATATATTTTTATCCTCGTTAAATGAATATATCCTGGTTCTTTCTGAAGAGGTAAACAGTTGTCCTGCCTGTGGGACTGAAGGAGTTAAAAAGAAAGATATACTAGACAATGTTTATAGGCAACAATTGAAGATAAACGAGAATTTGCCTAGTTTAGAGAAGTTGCAATTTGATGCACAATCCAAGATGAAAATCATTGAAGAGGAGATTCATGGTGCAAATAATCGAATTAACGAATCTAGGAAAAAAATAGAAGATGTAGTATTAGAAATTAACAATTCTATAAAAACTCTTAATATTAAAATTTCTACTGAGAAAGAAAATCAAAAAACTCTACAACAAAAGATTGATTCAATCCAAATAAGATTAAATCAATTTGAAAATGATTGTAACCTTTTAGGTATAAATATTGAAGATAATATTAAAGGAAAATTAGAAATTAAAAATCAAGCATTATTAGATGAATTAATTGAAATTAATGATGTGAGATTATCAGAGTTTAAGTCAGGTAATTTTTTGCCTCAAGATTTAAGGGTGGAAAAATTTACACTGTCTGAAATAGATGACTATGAGCATACGTTACGACAATTAATTGATATACAGGAGACAGAAATAAATAGGGTCAATCGTCTTGCTATGTTATCAGGAAGAATTAGTATCGATATAAAAACTGGAGATTTGAAAGAAATAGAAGATAGTATAGCAGAAGAAATTAAAGTGCTAAATGAGAAGTTAAATAAGTTTTCTGAGTTAGAAAACTCCAGTCTTAAACTTCAGGGTTTGATAGAATTGAATTCTGAGAAGATGAGGTTAATAAAAGCCCAGAAAGATTTAGAAGGAATGAAAAATGAAATCGTAAAACTAGAAAATCAAGAAACAAAAATGAATAGTGATTTAGCTAATCTATTGACTTTAATGAATAAGTCTACTGAAGCGTTATCAAATTTAAATGAGAAGGTATTTGAAAATTTAAAGGAAACAATTCAAACGATATTCGAGCAGATTAATTCCCACCCAATATTTACAAAATTAGACTTAACAATGGATCAATACCGTAATAATAATTGCTTAACTATTAATGTTTATAAAGATAATAGTGAGAATGAAATAAAAGCAAATGCTCCTTATGTTTTTAGTTCAGCTCAAGTGAATAGTATTGCTCTTTCTTTGTTTTTGGCAATGTCATTAAAGCAAAAGTGGTCACCATTACAATTAATTGGTATGGATGATCCAATTCAAAGCATGGATGAAGTTAATGTAATCTCCTTTATCGATTTAATGAGATTATTTGTAGACAAACATAAAAAGCAAATTATTATTTCTACTCATGACCAGAGCTTTTATAAATTAATATTAAAAAAATTTAGGTATTATAATATATCTACAGTTGAGTATGAAGTATATGGAGATAAAGGCCCTACTCTAAAAATACCGCCCGTTCAAAACAATAAGATAGAGAGAGAATTAAGTTATGAACGTGCAAAGGATGCTCTTATTCGACTAGACATGAAAGATTAA
- a CDS encoding DUF418 domain-containing protein — protein sequence MNSRIHIIDSIRGLAILGIILVNIPSFAWPEIYDSFPSSYWHTPAEKLLHDILSLLVQSSFYPVFATLFGVSMLFVFQSAEKKGLNQYFVFLKRLIILLIIGLAHALFIWHGDILVVYALLGLLLLPFYRLSAKLLFKIGLTLWLVPNAFYGLWLFVTKAVIIPYDNTSAIQEVIKQYHSGILAAFNQNIHEWSQLYSLASLPFIFISIFPMLLFGLSLAKSNLLSVIAENRLNVNLVLIGSGVIGLSLKALPLIGPSNMLFSHLAEVFGGPIVGLFYALLMVKFANKLAQFQTALSYVGRMSLSNYVFQSLTGFLIFKVLGLYGKISTIHTITIALIIISMQLIISKWWIKKFNCGPLENMWKKLTYFHLSNTRVKEIS from the coding sequence TTGAATTCACGCATACATATTATAGATTCCATTAGAGGTCTAGCTATTTTAGGCATAATTCTAGTTAATATTCCTTCTTTCGCTTGGCCCGAGATATACGATTCTTTTCCTAGCTCTTACTGGCATACACCTGCAGAGAAATTATTGCATGACATCCTATCACTGTTGGTCCAATCAAGTTTTTATCCGGTTTTTGCCACCCTTTTTGGTGTAAGTATGTTATTTGTTTTTCAAAGCGCGGAAAAGAAGGGATTGAACCAATACTTTGTATTTCTCAAACGTTTGATCATACTTCTGATAATTGGACTTGCTCATGCTCTGTTTATATGGCATGGAGACATTTTAGTGGTATATGCACTCCTGGGATTGCTCTTACTGCCTTTTTACCGTCTGAGTGCCAAACTTTTATTTAAAATTGGATTAACCCTTTGGCTTGTTCCTAACGCCTTTTATGGTCTTTGGCTATTCGTTACAAAGGCTGTGATAATACCTTACGATAATACATCGGCTATCCAAGAAGTAATTAAACAGTACCATAGTGGTATACTAGCTGCTTTTAATCAAAACATTCACGAATGGTCTCAATTATACAGTTTAGCAAGTCTTCCTTTTATTTTTATTAGCATCTTCCCAATGTTGTTGTTTGGATTATCCCTAGCTAAAAGTAATCTGCTTTCAGTGATCGCAGAAAATCGGCTTAATGTTAACTTAGTATTAATTGGCTCCGGTGTAATCGGACTTTCTTTAAAGGCTCTCCCGCTCATCGGACCATCTAATATGTTATTCTCTCACTTAGCTGAAGTATTCGGTGGTCCTATTGTTGGATTATTTTACGCTTTATTAATGGTAAAGTTTGCGAATAAACTAGCTCAGTTTCAAACTGCTCTATCATATGTTGGAAGAATGTCCTTAAGTAATTACGTGTTTCAATCACTTACTGGATTTTTAATTTTTAAAGTCTTAGGGTTATACGGTAAAATATCAACAATACACACGATAACAATTGCTTTAATCATTATTTCCATGCAGCTGATTATTAGTAAATGGTGGATTAAAAAATTTAACTGTGGCCCACTAGAAAATATGTGGAAAAAGCTTACTTATTTCCATCTATCAAATACTAGAGTTAAAGAGATTTCGTAG
- a CDS encoding ABC-three component system middle component 1, which translates to MDDKVIEYFRNKDTFIELKNIELDLLEVVFCSPQQIFGIARFKDEESLRRDWEKVSHEFAVRVQSQLVASLYNLKWDMYLILVIQNSIKDIELCKQIENDRMYFKKIVISSDLKEFQRKLPIELELKNSDQLEVFSDNQFLEELRKIIPLELANRLDILLYEKYSIEEANAKIFLDPYRDRGVDE; encoded by the coding sequence ATGGATGATAAGGTTATTGAATATTTTCGTAACAAGGATACTTTTATCGAATTAAAAAATATAGAACTTGATTTGCTGGAGGTTGTTTTTTGTTCACCACAACAAATATTTGGAATTGCTAGATTCAAAGATGAAGAAAGTTTAAGACGTGATTGGGAAAAAGTCAGTCATGAATTTGCTGTTAGAGTTCAGAGTCAATTGGTGGCATCATTATATAATTTAAAATGGGACATGTATTTGATTTTAGTCATTCAGAATAGTATTAAAGATATAGAGCTATGCAAGCAAATTGAAAATGACCGTATGTATTTTAAAAAAATTGTAATATCAAGTGACTTAAAAGAATTCCAAAGAAAACTTCCTATTGAGCTTGAATTAAAAAATTCAGATCAACTAGAAGTTTTTTCTGATAATCAATTCTTAGAAGAATTAAGAAAAATAATACCTCTGGAATTAGCAAATCGGTTGGACATATTGCTCTACGAGAAATATTCTATTGAGGAAGCAAATGCAAAGATTTTTTTAGACCCGTATAGAGATAGAGGAGTAGACGAATGA
- a CDS encoding ABC-three component system protein, producing the protein MEYIKKAIARLEGNNSEIATAFLISEEYMLTSKHTFIAADIDAFKIIFPYYKSEKEYTIDEIFFEQDTDVDYLANDIAIIKLNEPIFDIQPLPLNFPEITIDEKWESYGFPGTNRPVGERFTGTINDILIDRYDQKYDINLNCEVPKIIDAQYGIAGASGSPIINNGKVFAVFSNEGKGAIVGACSLKRSKDFILSLIPNLKIDLIESPLQRSIKKAVENTEMFIEGFSDDLQIFLRTELYTIQQEFLSNLEEIQFFLKDSKYPVANEKTMLDGIEATLEIILMIRSMYGNIKILIEDDFANLRVTSGKDFNMSFVYAQERNQIMPEILLKMHNKMINKSAAQILIELDKPIPPNPIIFDNCSSSFRHNLCKSCGQPFKFEGILKTYIESEDDGLIKGIENNSFSLLNKAKIVCGECVRKVRDQVENTEGLKRMVVEKVYG; encoded by the coding sequence ATGGAATATATAAAAAAAGCAATAGCACGCTTAGAGGGAAATAATAGTGAGATAGCAACCGCTTTTCTAATTTCAGAAGAATATATGTTGACTTCGAAACATACCTTTATAGCAGCAGATATAGATGCCTTCAAGATTATCTTTCCATATTATAAAAGTGAAAAAGAATATACTATTGATGAGATTTTTTTTGAGCAAGATACAGATGTTGATTATCTGGCAAATGATATAGCAATTATAAAGTTAAATGAACCTATTTTTGATATACAGCCTTTGCCTTTAAATTTTCCAGAAATAACAATCGATGAAAAGTGGGAATCATATGGTTTTCCAGGCACAAATAGACCCGTTGGCGAACGATTTACTGGAACGATTAATGATATTTTAATAGATAGATATGATCAAAAATATGATATTAATCTAAATTGTGAAGTGCCTAAAATTATTGATGCTCAGTATGGTATAGCCGGGGCTTCAGGTTCTCCTATAATTAATAATGGGAAAGTATTTGCAGTTTTTAGCAATGAAGGAAAAGGAGCCATTGTTGGTGCGTGTAGCCTCAAAAGGTCAAAAGATTTTATATTATCTTTAATACCTAACTTAAAAATTGATTTAATAGAATCACCACTTCAAAGATCTATCAAAAAAGCTGTAGAAAATACAGAAATGTTTATAGAGGGATTCTCCGATGATTTACAAATATTCCTTAGAACCGAATTATATACAATCCAGCAAGAATTTCTAAGTAACCTTGAGGAGATTCAATTTTTCCTGAAAGATTCAAAGTATCCTGTAGCAAATGAAAAAACTATGCTGGATGGAATAGAGGCTACACTTGAAATCATACTTATGATCAGAAGTATGTATGGGAACATTAAGATTTTAATAGAGGATGATTTTGCCAACCTCAGAGTGACATCAGGTAAAGATTTTAATATGAGTTTTGTATACGCTCAGGAAAGAAATCAAATAATGCCAGAAATACTTCTGAAAATGCATAATAAAATGATAAATAAATCTGCAGCACAAATACTCATTGAACTTGATAAGCCAATCCCACCGAATCCAATTATTTTTGATAATTGTAGTAGTAGCTTTAGACATAACCTATGTAAATCATGTGGACAGCCTTTTAAATTTGAAGGGATTCTTAAGACCTATATAGAGAGCGAAGACGATGGTTTAATTAAAGGTATAGAAAATAATAGTTTTTCATTATTAAATAAAGCAAAAATAGTTTGTGGAGAATGTGTTCGTAAAGTACGAGATCAAGTGGAGAACACAGAGGGATTAAAAAGAATGGTGGTTGAAAAAGTTTATGGATGA
- a CDS encoding DUF6018 family natural product bioysynthesis protein, with amino-acid sequence MRSNKNISLFQKGRKQVMRALAEVLGSKNDVFEDCRKRVQVLSNTEKYRLTAEILMKDGSRRIFRAKAVDKNSATREVLTFVAAVEEATAETVMWRFKGENTYHMSTNYNARPSIFERAKKAFLTYFIDL; translated from the coding sequence TTGCGTTCTAATAAAAATATTTCTTTATTCCAGAAAGGGAGGAAACAAGTAATGAGAGCTTTGGCAGAGGTATTAGGTAGTAAAAATGATGTATTTGAGGATTGTAGAAAACGAGTGCAGGTTTTAAGCAACACTGAAAAGTACCGCCTTACCGCAGAAATACTTATGAAAGATGGAAGTCGTCGGATTTTCCGCGCGAAAGCCGTTGATAAAAATTCTGCTACCCGGGAAGTATTAACTTTCGTTGCAGCTGTAGAAGAAGCAACCGCCGAAACAGTCATGTGGAGATTTAAAGGGGAAAATACGTATCACATGAGTACTAATTATAACGCTCGCCCTTCAATCTTCGAACGTGCTAAAAAGGCGTTTCTCACCTACTTTATTGACCTATAA